One part of the Alistipes onderdonkii genome encodes these proteins:
- a CDS encoding DUF4876 domain-containing protein → MRKILCILSCLLVAGCTSFDRNPYDGALRELRVTAVYPEGYAGYLREGVAVKLSDRNTGNVYTALTDAQGHAGFRVAAGHYRLSVLDLPDDSAVFNGTIEQVDLVGEDKEVDVALKFSKPGTILIKEIYSGGCMQDPPATGTYADDKYIILHNNGFETYYLDGLCLAMVAPYNSQAANPWTSTDPSGNIVFRDYAAVPDCIWMFPGSGTDFPLQPGEDAVVAYHGVDHTQTYSQSVNLNRKGCFVLYDMVYYPGNKLHPTPVPGDQIDQAHYMKVLKKTGTNTAVVYVISQNSPAVILFRAPEGFDLDAYLADDLQSTVQSGSITYSKIPWDDWIVDGVEVCNMTEATKHKRLHTDVDAGYVGFSAKAQGHTLHRKLDEAATAAAGFERYVDTNNSSNDFYERETQSLRD, encoded by the coding sequence ATGAGAAAGATACTTTGCATATTGTCCTGTCTGCTGGTGGCCGGTTGCACGTCGTTCGACAGGAACCCTTACGACGGTGCGCTGCGCGAACTCCGTGTGACGGCCGTGTATCCCGAGGGGTACGCCGGCTATCTGCGCGAAGGCGTCGCGGTGAAACTCTCCGACCGCAATACGGGCAATGTTTATACCGCCCTGACCGATGCGCAGGGCCACGCCGGGTTCCGCGTCGCTGCCGGGCATTACCGTCTCTCGGTGCTCGACCTGCCCGACGATTCGGCGGTATTCAACGGTACGATCGAGCAGGTCGACCTTGTCGGCGAGGACAAGGAAGTCGACGTGGCGCTGAAATTTTCCAAGCCGGGTACGATCCTCATCAAGGAGATCTACTCGGGCGGCTGCATGCAGGATCCGCCGGCGACGGGGACTTATGCCGACGACAAATATATCATCCTGCACAACAACGGTTTCGAGACCTATTACCTTGACGGGCTGTGCCTGGCGATGGTCGCCCCCTACAACTCGCAGGCCGCCAATCCCTGGACGAGCACCGACCCTTCGGGCAACATCGTTTTCCGTGATTACGCCGCCGTACCCGACTGTATCTGGATGTTCCCGGGCTCGGGGACGGATTTCCCGCTGCAACCCGGCGAGGATGCCGTGGTGGCCTACCATGGCGTCGACCATACGCAGACCTATTCCCAGTCGGTGAACCTCAACCGCAAGGGCTGTTTCGTGCTCTACGACATGGTATACTATCCCGGCAACAAGTTGCACCCCACGCCTGTCCCGGGCGACCAGATCGACCAGGCGCATTACATGAAGGTGCTGAAAAAGACCGGGACGAATACGGCCGTCGTCTACGTGATCTCGCAGAATTCGCCCGCCGTGATCCTTTTCCGGGCGCCCGAAGGGTTCGATCTGGATGCCTATCTGGCCGACGACCTCCAGTCGACGGTTCAGAGCGGCAGCATCACCTATTCGAAGATCCCGTGGGACGACTGGATCGTGGACGGCGTCGAGGTATGCAACATGACCGAGGCGACCAAGCACAAACGCCTGCACACCGATGTGGATGCCGGTTACGTCGGCTTCTCGGCCAAGGCGCAGGGACATACCCTGCACCGGAAGCTGGATGAAGCGGCCACGGCGGCTGCCGGCTTCGAAAGGTACGTGGATACCAATAACTCGTCGAACGATTTTTATGAGCGTGAGACACAATCTTTGCGAGATTAG